Proteins from one Flammeovirgaceae bacterium genomic window:
- a CDS encoding serine hydrolase, producing MKWNRNTNPSRLNFLVLFGAIWLLSACGTKPALDGLRDEVANTLSGQEGDFAVAFKDLSSGETLFINEKETFHAASTMKVPVMIEVYKQAALGRLSLDDSIEVKNQFKSIVDSSLYHLDKSDDSDTLLYGQVGTKKMLHDLVYDMIIVSSNLATNIIIGLVDGKKVTATMRGLGAPDILVLRGVEDQKAYEAGLNNTTTAYDLMAIFEKLAQGEAVGPDADQQMTDILLDQKFNEIIPARLPANVKVAHKTGNITGVQHDAALVILPNGKKYVLVLLSKNLKDVEAGVAAMANVSEMVYHYVANK from the coding sequence ATGAAATGGAATAGGAACACAAACCCATCGCGTTTAAACTTCCTCGTCCTTTTTGGGGCCATTTGGCTTTTGTCGGCTTGTGGGACAAAACCTGCCCTGGACGGGTTGAGGGACGAGGTGGCCAACACCTTGTCCGGGCAAGAAGGTGATTTTGCGGTGGCGTTCAAAGATTTGTCGTCAGGGGAAACCCTGTTCATCAACGAAAAAGAAACCTTTCATGCCGCCAGCACCATGAAGGTCCCCGTTATGATCGAGGTGTACAAACAGGCCGCACTAGGCAGGTTGTCCCTTGATGATTCCATCGAAGTGAAAAACCAGTTCAAGAGCATCGTTGACAGTTCGCTGTACCACCTGGACAAAAGTGACGACAGCGACACTCTGTTGTATGGCCAGGTAGGCACCAAGAAGATGCTTCATGACCTCGTTTATGACATGATCATTGTAAGCAGCAACCTTGCCACCAATATCATAATTGGGTTGGTGGACGGAAAAAAGGTGACGGCCACCATGCGCGGGCTTGGTGCGCCCGATATTTTGGTTTTGCGCGGTGTCGAAGACCAGAAGGCATATGAAGCCGGCCTGAACAACACCACCACCGCCTATGACCTCATGGCCATCTTTGAAAAACTTGCCCAGGGCGAGGCGGTTGGCCCCGATGCAGACCAACAGATGACCGATATCCTGCTCGACCAAAAGTTCAACGAGATCATACCCGCCAGGCTCCCCGCCAACGTGAAAGTGGCGCATAAAACCGGGAACATAACGGGCGTGCAACATGACGCTGCGCTGGTCATCCTCCCCAACGGAAAAAAATATGTATTGGTGCTGCTTTCCAAAAACCTAAAGGATGTTGAAGCCGGTGTCGCGGCCATGGCCAACGTTTCCGAAATGGTTTACCACTACGTGGCAAATAAATAA
- a CDS encoding amino acid permease, with protein sequence MEPSRPVKKIGVWTSTSLVIGNMIGAGVFLMPSALASYGGISLVGWVFSAGGAIFLALLFGKLSKMMPTGDGGPYAYTRKGFGDFPGFLVAWGYLISTLATNATIAVSFVGAMSLFFPVLGTSAPAAVVTALSSIWLLTWINTLGVRAGGKVQLITTLLKLAPLFLIALGGLFFIKLEYFQPFNLSGLSSFEAVTATAAMTLFAFLGVECATIPSGAVEDPEKTIPRATLIGTVITTVVYIFGTFSVLGAVPPSVLQTSLTPFADAAAVMFGESSKYWVGAGVAISAFGALNGWILIQGQVPYAIAKDKLFPSVFAKENKKGAPAMGIVISSLFVSLLVGMNYTKGLVEQFEFLVLLTTTTILIPYLFSAGALVILYAERKIFNTKGWANTIFIGTGAFLFSLWAVAGTGQESVFWGFLLLLAGIPFYIWVTINRNKKN encoded by the coding sequence ATGGAACCTTCACGGCCGGTCAAGAAAATCGGGGTTTGGACCAGCACCTCCCTGGTGATTGGCAACATGATTGGCGCGGGCGTGTTCCTGATGCCATCCGCCCTTGCCAGCTACGGGGGCATTAGCCTTGTCGGCTGGGTTTTTTCCGCAGGCGGGGCCATATTTTTGGCGCTGCTGTTTGGAAAGCTGAGCAAAATGATGCCAACCGGTGATGGTGGCCCCTACGCCTACACCCGAAAGGGGTTTGGGGATTTTCCGGGGTTCCTGGTGGCCTGGGGGTACCTGATTTCCACTTTGGCCACCAATGCCACCATAGCCGTTTCGTTTGTGGGGGCAATGAGCCTGTTTTTCCCCGTATTGGGCACCAGCGCCCCGGCCGCAGTGGTGACGGCCCTGTCCAGTATCTGGCTGCTCACCTGGATCAATACGTTGGGCGTGCGCGCTGGGGGCAAAGTGCAGTTGATAACCACGTTGCTCAAACTGGCCCCGCTTTTTCTTATTGCCTTGGGTGGCCTCTTCTTTATTAAGCTGGAATATTTTCAACCTTTTAACCTGAGTGGGCTATCCAGCTTTGAAGCGGTGACCGCCACGGCCGCCATGACCTTGTTTGCTTTCCTGGGCGTGGAGTGCGCCACCATCCCTTCAGGGGCGGTGGAAGACCCGGAAAAAACCATCCCCCGGGCCACCCTGATCGGAACGGTGATAACCACTGTGGTGTATATTTTTGGAACCTTCTCCGTGCTGGGTGCCGTGCCGCCTTCGGTGCTGCAAACTTCCCTTACCCCGTTTGCCGATGCGGCAGCGGTCATGTTTGGCGAAAGCTCAAAATACTGGGTAGGCGCAGGCGTGGCCATCTCGGCTTTTGGGGCTTTAAATGGCTGGATACTGATCCAGGGCCAGGTTCCCTATGCGATTGCAAAGGACAAATTGTTCCCTTCCGTTTTTGCCAAAGAAAATAAAAAAGGGGCCCCCGCTATGGGCATAGTCATCTCCAGCTTGTTTGTCTCTTTGTTGGTGGGAATGAACTATACAAAAGGCCTCGTGGAACAGTTTGAATTCCTGGTGTTGCTTACCACCACCACCATCCTGATCCCTTATTTGTTCTCGGCAGGTGCACTTGTTATTTTATATGCAGAAAGGAAAATATTTAACACCAAAGGGTGGGCCAACACCATTTTTATAGGAACGGGCGCTTTTCTATTTTCCCTTTGGGCCGTGGCCGGCACCGGGCAGGAGTCTGTATTCTGGGGGTTCCTCCTGCTGCTTGCAGGCATACCGTTTTATATTTGGGTAACCATTAACAGGAACAAAAAAAATTGA